TGAACGTCCAATATCTCGGCATAATGACCTGATATACGTCCCCTTTGAGCAATGAACTTCAATCACAGCACACTGTTTTTTTTCGTCAAAATTTTTAGTCTTAATCTCTTTAATCAAAACTGTTCGTTCAGGAATTTCTACTGGAATCCCTGCCCTGGCATACTCATACAACTTACGGCCATTGACTTTAATAGCCGAATATATTGGAGGTTTTTGACGAATATTTCCGATAAATTGCTGTACGACCGATTGTAACTGAGCTTCTGTTACCCGAGATTGACTGGTTTTTATAATTTGACCCGACAGATCGCAGGAATCAGTTTCAGTGCCAAAGATAATCTCAGCCTCATAAATTTTATCAAGACCAGTAATATATTCAACTAGTTTTGTAGCTTTGCCGACACATAAAACAAGAACTCCTTCAGCTTCCGGATCCAGAGTTCCTGTATGTCCAATTTTTTTTGTACCCAGAATTTTTCTTGCTTTATACACCACGTCATGTGATGTCATTCCTTTTTCTTTGTATACATTCAAATAGCCATTATTATACATCTTTATCACACTGTGACTGATACATGACCATCAATTCCTGTTTAATGTTCTGAATATCGCCATTATAGTTAAAACCTGCTGCCCGTTCGTGTCCGCCGCCTCCATATTTCACTGCTATTTCATGAATATCATAAGGATATCTGGCCCGCAGCGAAACTCGGTACTCCCCAGGCTTCACCTCTTTTAAAAGGGCGGTCATCGCAACGCCAATGGTATTTTGACCAATATTGGCAATATCATCACTGATGTTAATAAGACCACCGTAACGACTAATGGTATTATAATCTAACAACATAAAGGCGATGGGCAGACCATCAAGAATTTCCAGCGACTTGATCGCCGCACCTGTCATCTTCATCTGATCAATATTCTTCTCATGGTGAAGTATTTTTGAAAGTGCTGAATAATTATCTTTGAGCTCATAAAGATAGCTTAAAATCAAATGTGTTTCTGAGGTAACATTCGAAAACTGAAAACTACCTGTATCCGTAGAAATCCCGGTAAATGTAGCATCTGCCATCTCTTCGTCAAAATTCGCGTCAAGCGCTTTAACAACCCGGAAAACAAGTTCCGCTGTCGCACCAGTTATTTCCAGAAAATTCAGATCTCCGTAACCAAGATTACTTTTATGATGATCAATGACCAATAGCGTCTTGTAAGTTGGCATTAACTCAGGAAGATAGCAATATGCCATCGTCGAACAATCAAGGATGAGCACCACGTCGTAATGATCATCCAGTTTTTCGTTAAAAAACTTCACCTCATCGAAAAATTGAAGTTTTTCCTCGACTGGTGTTTCTATATAATAATCAACCTCTTTGCCTAAGCTTTTAAGTCCTTTTCCCATGGTAATCGCTGAACCAATTGCATCACCATCGGGTTTCTGATGGAGAAGTATCAGAAAACGATGATTTTCATTGAGGCAAAGAAGAACATCTTCAGGAATTCTCTTCATCATTTCCCTGGATCTCCTTCTTTTTTTTGATGTCATTCAAAATGGATTCGATATGCATACCATATTCCACAGAATTATCCATCACAAAGGTTAGCGCCGGTACTGAATGCAATTTAATTGTATGGCCCAGATTAGAACGTAAAAAGCTACTGGCATGATTAAGCACTTCCAGTACATTTTCCTTTTCTTCCTCATCTCCCAAAATACTCACATATACGGTCGCTGTTTTTAAATCAGGGGTCGCCTTCACCTGGGTAATGCTCACATTTTTATCGCGAATTCGAGAATCCTTGATTTTCTGGAGAACAAGCAGGCTTAACTCCCGCTGAATTTGTCCGTTGATTCTTTCTATACGATGTGATCCCATTTTTTTCTCCTAAATCGGTCGCATTTATTAATAATATGATTACGACCGCTCAATTTTTTCCATTCTGAATGCTTCTATTACATCTCCGACTTTCAGATCATTGTATTTTTCAATTCCGATTCCACATTCATAACCAGTGTTAACTTCTTTAACATCGTCTTTGAATCGTCTTAGAGAAGCCAGATGTCCTTCAAAAATAACTATACCATCACGGATGATTCGTACTTCATCATGACGGGTCATTTTCCCATCTGTTACATATGATCCAGCTATAACCGCACCAGTTGGGATTTTGAAAGTCTCGCGAACTTCAGCATTTCCAACAACTTTTTCAACGAATTCAGGTTCGAGCATTCCTTCCATAGCTTTTTTAATGTCTTCGACAGCATCGTAAATAACTCTGTAAAGTCTGACATCTACTTCTTCAGTTTCCGCCAATTTCGTTGCATTTTTATCCGGTCTGACATTGAATCCGATGACAATTGCGTTTGAAGTTGCCGCCAGCATAACATCTGTCTCATTAACAGCACCAACAGCGCCATGAATAACATTGATACGAACTGATTCATTGTCAAGTTTTTCCAATGACTGTTTAATCGCTTCAATTGATCCTTGTACATCAGCTTTAATGATAATATTTACATCCTGAATGTTACCATCCTGAATTTGTGTAAACAGATCGTCCAGAGAAACATTAGAACGGCGTTGTCGTTCACCTTTTTGCTGTTCTTTTCTCTGTTCTGCAAGCTGTCGAGCTTCTTTTTCATTTTCCAGAACAATAAAATCATCCCCAGCTTCGGGAATTTCTGATAAACCGGAAATTTCTACCGGAGTAGATGGCCCCGCCTTTTTTACGCGTTTTCCTTTATCATCGATCATCGTTCTTACCTTACCACAGGTTGTTCCAGAAATTATGGAATCCCCCACATGAAGAGTTCCTTCCTGAACCAAAAGTGTTGCAACTGGACCTTTTCCGCGTTTAACCTGAGCTTCTATAACCGTTCCGCGAGCTTCTCTTGAAGGATCAGCTTTCAGTTCTTCCATTTCAGCAACCAGCAGAATCATTTCCAGTAATGTATCAATGTTCTCACCTGTTTTAGCTGAAACCGGTACTGCGATGGTTGAACCACCCCACTCTTCGACCACCAGCTGATGTTCTGTCAGCTCCTGTTTAACACGATCCGGATTGGCACCTGGTTTATCAATTTTGTTGATGGCAACAATAATTGGTACACCAGCTGCTTTCGCATGATTTATTGCTTCGATTGTCTGAGGCATAACCCCATCATCTGCTGCAACTACAAGAATTGCAATATCAGTAATTTGTGCTCCTCGTGAACGCATTGCAGTAAAGGCTTCATGCCCCGGTGTATCGATAAAAGCAATGTTTTCATGATTAATGCTTACTGTATATGCACCAATATGTTGAGTAATTCCACCGGCCTCATTGGAGATCACGTTTGTTTTTCGAATTCGATCCAATAAAGAAGTTTTACCATGATCAACATGACCCATGACTGTTACAACTGGAGGTCTTTTAACAGCATTTTCACTTTCTTCTTCATCATATTCTTCAAG
This genomic interval from Eubacteriaceae bacterium ES3 contains the following:
- the infB gene encoding translation initiation factor IF-2, translated to MSKLRVYDLAKKHNIASKEFVVILNEYNIPVKNHMSALTDRQVEEFESKFDMKKYEEQKAQKEKSGELKRELEPEETDDYKSKKNRKGEVSKQQNRESRPKGKPDNQESKTDSKRPPKTDKSNHTEEKQSPKKAVPAEQARKKNGNKKPTAPQNPPKMRDHSKKEKTSRSVYKRMKDEKKKSAQENLVYEIQEVLTVGELADTLDVGATEIIKILMMAGTMATINQEIDFETASLVAAELGKEVEAIKVEDVVSKILEEYDEEESENAVKRPPVVTVMGHVDHGKTSLLDRIRKTNVISNEAGGITQHIGAYTVSINHENIAFIDTPGHEAFTAMRSRGAQITDIAILVVAADDGVMPQTIEAINHAKAAGVPIIVAINKIDKPGANPDRVKQELTEHQLVVEEWGGSTIAVPVSAKTGENIDTLLEMILLVAEMEELKADPSREARGTVIEAQVKRGKGPVATLLVQEGTLHVGDSIISGTTCGKVRTMIDDKGKRVKKAGPSTPVEISGLSEIPEAGDDFIVLENEKEARQLAEQRKEQQKGERQRRSNVSLDDLFTQIQDGNIQDVNIIIKADVQGSIEAIKQSLEKLDNESVRINVIHGAVGAVNETDVMLAATSNAIVIGFNVRPDKNATKLAETEEVDVRLYRVIYDAVEDIKKAMEGMLEPEFVEKVVGNAEVRETFKIPTGAVIAGSYVTDGKMTRHDEVRIIRDGIVIFEGHLASLRRFKDDVKEVNTGYECGIGIEKYNDLKVGDVIEAFRMEKIERS
- the rbfA gene encoding 30S ribosome-binding factor RbfA; translated protein: MGSHRIERINGQIQRELSLLVLQKIKDSRIRDKNVSITQVKATPDLKTATVYVSILGDEEEKENVLEVLNHASSFLRSNLGHTIKLHSVPALTFVMDNSVEYGMHIESILNDIKKKKEIQGNDEENS
- a CDS encoding bifunctional oligoribonuclease/PAP phosphatase NrnA, whose translation is MMKRIPEDVLLCLNENHRFLILLHQKPDGDAIGSAITMGKGLKSLGKEVDYYIETPVEEKLQFFDEVKFFNEKLDDHYDVVLILDCSTMAYCYLPELMPTYKTLLVIDHHKSNLGYGDLNFLEITGATAELVFRVVKALDANFDEEMADATFTGISTDTGSFQFSNVTSETHLILSYLYELKDNYSALSKILHHEKNIDQMKMTGAAIKSLEILDGLPIAFMLLDYNTISRYGGLINISDDIANIGQNTIGVAMTALLKEVKPGEYRVSLRARYPYDIHEIAVKYGGGGHERAAGFNYNGDIQNIKQELMVMYQSQCDKDV
- the truB gene encoding tRNA pseudouridine(55) synthase TruB, whose translation is MYNNGYLNVYKEKGMTSHDVVYKARKILGTKKIGHTGTLDPEAEGVLVLCVGKATKLVEYITGLDKIYEAEIIFGTETDSCDLSGQIIKTSQSRVTEAQLQSVVQQFIGNIRQKPPIYSAIKVNGRKLYEYARAGIPVEIPERTVLIKEIKTKNFDEKKQCAVIEVHCSKGTYIRSLCRDIGRSLSTVAVMGSLLRKKVGEFSLNDALTLSEVQEKMEHEQLSLQSMEFGMEHFKKVTATEQGERFLANGNKLIARNIQESFDAFDENELIRLYIKNDFTGIGQVIMTAEESYIKPLKLL